ATAAAGATGTCTGCCTGTATAATTCACTTGGCAGAGTAGTAGTAGTGTGGCAAATTTAAACTGAAAGCAACTGAGCTTGTCTTCTTTAACATCAGTGACTCTCATGCCATCAGGCACAGGCCTGAATAGGACTAACGACTGGTCTTCCCCTAGTAAGGGAACGCTTCTTAGGACCTTCCCACTTAGAAATAGTTCCTCAGTTCCCCAACTCAAGCAAAAGCTTTGGCCCACAAGCCTTTGGGTTGGACCTGAGTCAGTCCCTGCAGAGCTCCACCTTGCTGGCTGCAAGTCATGAGGATTGTCAGCCTCTGAAACCGTGTGAATGAATTCCTCACTATGTTAGGACCACCTCCACCCTACTGGTACTGCCGCTCTCCTTCTGAAGAACAGATTTTTGGTACCAACAAAGTAGATGTTTTGGTCACGTGAAAAAACGTGACAGTTGCTTCAGAACTGGAGAGTTGTGATATACACGCTAAAAAGGGCCTAGATTGTCATGAAAGGGAGTGTTGGTAGGAAACATGCAAAACAAGTTTCTGAGCTGTACTCCAGTTTTTGTGGAAGAGTATCGCTCATGCACGGTGAAATGCTTAGCTGAGATTTCTTAAGCAAACCAGCACAGTTGCAGCTCAACTGACCTTACCACTTGAAAATGCAAGAAGTTCACTGAATGGTTAAGGAAACTTCTCGGCTTAtgccggggcgggggggggggggggaggagaagagagggggggggagagaaatcTAGGTTCCAATATATGAGAAGAAAACATGCACTGTCTTTCTGACTCTGCCTTGTTTTGCTTAGCACCCAGCTgcctgcaaatcccttcagtatACGCCTAGGAGGGACATAGCTGAGTCACCGAGTCATTTAgcagttctatttttagtttcttgaggACCTGTCATGCTGATTCCCATAGAGACTGTATGTGTTATATCCTCACTGGCAGGGTAGAAGGGCTCCTTTTCCCTGCATCCTCACTAGAATTtgcaggggttttgtttgtttgttttcctgatgaTAACCACTCTGATgggggtgagatggaatctcacagCAGCTTTAATTGGCAGCTTCCTGGTGGCTACAGATGTTGAGCACTTCCTCACACGTTTACTGCTCACTTGTATCTCTTAAGAATGGTCTATTCGCTTATGTGGTTCAGTAGTTCGCTTTCATTTTAGTAGAGCTGTTTTGATGTAAACATGCACCGTGCTTCAAAAAAGTGGAGAATGGCCCAAATCAAATCAATGTCACTTCCACCACAGAGGCAGAGCCCACAAACCATGGGAGCAAGGGGACCACAGTGGTTATGAGAAGGTATTCTCCTTCTGGCTGATGGCATGGGATGGGGCTTGACAGACTTCTGGGAATGGAATCCCTGCTACAAGTTGGTGGGGGACCTGGCCATTGgccctgtgagcctaagagcagATCGAGGCCAAGAGGATTATTTGTGAGCCTCAAAAATTAATGGTTTTTGTCTTCTTAGTTGTGAAGGGGGTGCACATtacccccttctcttccttctgttaaTGGTAGAATAGAAATATTCTAAACCTAACATGCAAGGCACAAAGAAAAGCCCACAAAGGGGAGGTACCCCAGTATACCTATTGATATTTTACCACCTGAAGTACAGAAAATGTTACCTTTCTTAAGGTTTTATTATCTTCTATATTCTTATtcgtcatactttttttttttttttttttttttggatctttgagacagggtttctctgtgtagccctagctgtcctggacagtactgtctcactttgtagaccaggctggcctcgaactcagaaatccacctgcctctgcctctcaagtgctgggattaaaggcgtgtgccaccaccaccaggcatttgtcatactttttaaagaaattgtaGTTAAGGTTAAAAACTTGATTTAATCATCAATATGACTGCAAAAATCTTAGACGTAAAGGACATTCTACTGTAGAGCCATATTTGTActcttaaaatcattttttttttctttctaatgttcTTGCTCtacaacttctttttttaatggtttgttgtggtggtggtggtggtggtggtgatggtggtgatttaggggtttggttggttgttgatGTTGCTGTGATTtggggggttggttggtttttgataCTGGGGATAAAAGCAAGATTACCTCTTTCACCATTTCTATCTCTTTGAATAATTTCTTTACCTATAGTTTAACATATGTCACAAATTCTTTATTTCTATTAGTATCAATGAATCACTTTCATTTCTCGGGgatagttttgctaggtataaaaTTTACAGTCCTTTCAGTGCTTGAGAAAAATCCCTGCCATGTCTTCATTGGCCTAGTTAGTTCACATGGAAAATCCTCTATAGGCAAGGCATTTATCCCCACTGGCTGCTTTCCAGGTCTTTCCCCTCTTTTTAGTTTCCAGAATTGTAGTTATCATGTGTCTTCATGTTTATGCATATGTTTATTTAATGTTTCTATGACTTCTTGTGTCTATATGTTTATCTTTTAATAAGTTTTCAACCACGATTTACCATATTTTTCAGTATCCtttttgggttctgatgattataaatgctgtttctttttcttttcccacaAGTCTCTGAAACCATTCTTTTTTTcaagctattttctttctttgttcacatTTATGATATTTTATTGTTCTGGAATCAAGTTCACTGATTCCACTCAGATGTAGTGTTGCACATATTTAAtctcaccactcaggaggcagagcaagtATCCTTATGAGATCAAGGCCAGACAGGGCTACAGAGTGCaactctgtcttaaaacataaaacaaacttaCTGATTCCATCCTATCATTCCAACTCTATAGCTAAGCCCATCCAATGAGCTCAGATTTTCTGTTGTAACACAAGTGCAGgctaatttttatataaaatatttctttgctGATATTTTTGTATActcttttatttatatacttttatttatttttatatactcttttatttatatacttttacttatttttttatatacttttattttatatactcttTTATAGGCTAAGTTCAGTAACACAAGTGCAGgctaatttttatataaaatatttctttgctGATATTTTTATATACTCTTTTATTTGTTTCAAGAGTATATGTAATAGGTTGAAAACCCTGGGCTGAACCTAAGGCCTTgttcatgctaggcaaatgctctatccCTTTTATTTTGAAGGTCTCACAGTTgttcaggttgaccttgaactcattctatAACCAGGCTGCCATTCTTGCTGTTCTCCTACCTCAGCCAAGTGATAAATTCACAGTCCTGCATCCACCAGGCCCTGAAAGGTAATTCTAATCTCTgataccaccactaccacctcaGCTGTATGTTACCATCACCTTCAAGTTGTAATTTCCTGGCTCTTGGTATGAAGGGTGGTGGTTTTTTATTCTATGCTGAATTGGCTTTCATGCTAAGAAACTCTGGGCCCTATAAGAAATATacatccagggctggagagatggctcagtggttaagagccggactgctcttccagaggtcctgagttcaattcccagcacccacatggtggctcacaaccatctgtaatgggatctgatgccctctactggtgtgtgtctgaggacagctacagtgtactcatgtatattaactaaataattcttttaaaaaaaaaagaaagaagataaaagaaatacACACCCTATTTATGCCCAACACTCAGATACAAGTCAGTAGTTAAGCACATCATAATTTATCAATATGATGTAATTCTACTCGCCAACAAAAATGAATTATTGATGTATAGCCCATGGATAAAATTCTAAGTAATTATGCTAAATAGAGAAAACAATTATATCCTGTGTGAATCAATTTACATATATTCTAGGAAATTTAGACACATCTATAATCAGGAAAAATGGATTAGAAAGGAGGAGATATTATTGACAGTTGATGGATTTTTGGGAAGGGTAAATTGGTTTCCTTTAAGGTGAGGCCCTGGTAGGTCTACCACACTCTAGTGAATGGCCTCATATCCATGAATACATGGGCAAAATAAAAGACTCACtgggctatttttaaaaagaaagaaaaagaagacatgacTTTGGGAACTGTGTGGTGGAGGAAAGAAGTAAgtgtaaatatgatcaaaatacattgtatgtatacatgaaattctcaaaggggattaataaaattaattttattttttcaaaaatgaataaaatattctacttttgaaaaaaagaaaagagagcaggAAGTTGGAAGGTAGAAGCTGTGGTAAGGTATATGCAAAGTTTGGGGATCTTGATATGCTCACTGTTTCAGTTATAACAAAACTTACTGATTTTTACTTTTAACACAGTTTATTCTACCTTAAAACCATCCCTCATTTCTTAATACCTCATACctaaataacattttatataatgttttttatgaagtctatgtTTGATATAAAGCATAAAATCCCCCATATGGTTTACttagaaggaaaataaataaaataaaaataagaatgtggtaccacacacatttaatctcagcagcactcgagaggcagaggcaggcaaagctCTGGGAGTGGAAAGTTAACCTGATCGACAtagggagtcccaggccagccagagctacacagtgaagatatattcattaaaaagaaaaagataagccAGGCAGAAATTTATCTGTACATTCTAATAATCATAAAAATTAGTGTGAGTTGAATTAAAGACCTAAGTATTTGGGGGAAAGTCCACAACTGTGAtcaataacagaagaaaaattaaCTACAATGTGGGCAAATGTCTAAAGCAGTCCATCACTCTCAGAAGGGGACAGATCATGTGAGAAGATATTCACATTAGCCACCTAAGACCCCATGCGATTCCAAGAAGATGGGGAATGGGGTCAGACAGTCCCCATGTTGGTAAGGATGTGTTAGAAGAATTCTCACACTGCCCTGGGGCACGTGCTCTTACCTCCTTCAGTTTGGCATAGCTTAGCCATTCAAAGCCACGCCTCTTTGTGGGCCAGCTATTTCAATCCTACCAATGGTTCCTGCATCCTTCCACAGTGTCACACAAATGTAGAGTAACACTACCTAATTGCCAGGGGTTGGGGGCTGCATACTATGTGTGGAGAAGTTTGCAAACGTGCAAAATAATGTGGTATGCTGAAGGACCCACGGGGTCAGATAAAAGGGGTAGCCATAGACTGTGAACACAGAAGGCGGTGGGGAAGCTGAACAGTCTGAGGATGAACAAGCCTGCCCCCTGGTGGACAATGGGCTCCTAGCCCCTGGGGGCTGTCAGATTAACGTACTTCTTCACGTGAATTATAAAGCAAAGCTGTGGGGATTTACAGGCTGGCTGAGATGTGCGGCAGCTTCTGGGTCAAATACAGAAAATGAAGAGCGTTCAGCAGGAACAGCCTAGTCGGTCTAGAAGGGTGGCACTGTTTTTAAGATCAAACACAAGACCGGCAAGGACATGGGAGGAAAGCCTAAATAAACTGCAGGAGCCAATCAGGTGCCCTCTGCGGGGCTGGACCGTCTCCTAGCAACTGTGAGAGGGAGCCAATCAGGTGCCCTCTGCGGGGCTGGACCGTCTCCTAGCAACTGTGAGCGGGAGTGAGAGAGGCAGTGCTACCCAGCCTTACCTGGAGCCCCGGAAGGCCTACAGAAGAGCTCCCCTTAGCATGTCAGAGTAGGTCCCTTATCTgagggagcccccccccccaatgcctcATAACCTCACCTGCCCAGAGTCTCCCTCTTACCTGGACAAAGGTCCAGAAAGCAtccgctgccatctctccagggtTCTGCCCCTTGTTCCAGCTGCGTGATGAGTTTTGGTTTGGAAAAGGCAATTCCTAGTCACAAGAAACAAACCCAAAGTGACCTTAGGCTAGTGGCTAATGAGGCTTCAACAGAACTCCGGGCCAACGTAGGAGATGTCAGACACCCAGAAGGGAAGTGGAGAGGTGGGGAAATAATATCAGAATACTAAGAAAGAATGAACGAGGGCAGAGGATCCTAGGTCAAAAGCAGGGTCAATCGCCCCTAGAAATACATTGTCAGTCACTGCATGCACAAGCACAAACGTATGCAGGCGCGCACACAGTTCACTGCAAAACATGGACACTCTAAAGAAGAACAGAGTGTGTTGGCTGCTACACAGACATTTAACCTGCCCACAGATAACCtccaagacgtaaaacagggtgGCCTTACCCAGGGAGACAAGGTGGCTATAGTTCTCCAGCATTACATCCCTGTACAGGATCCTCTGGGCAGGACTCAGCAGCTCCCACTCCATCTGGCTGAAGGCCACAGCCACGTCATGGAAGGCCATTAATGCCTGTAACAAAAAACACATTCCTGCTCGTGAAAGCAGCAGTCTGGCTAAAACCAGTAACCAGCCTGTCACTATCCGGAACCAAGGCAGTAAGAATGGGGTGACTGCAGAAAAAGCATGAGGTGGACTGGCCCTGGTTCCTACCCTGAACCTTATTGTTGTATGTTGAAAACAACTCCCTTGTATGGACGCCAGTTTTATACATTGAAACCAGAGATGATGGGTTTCCTGTTTTGCTCTAGGCACATACAAGACCTTCAAAAGCCACAGTTTTAATGTGTGGATATATAGCAGGGCTTTAAACGAGGAAGACTAAATCCTTCCACTTTACTCTTCATTTCATTTACTTTACCTGTAGTGGTTCTTGCTATACTGTCCATGTTAATTCAACTCCCAACTCTCCTACCATAGCGTCCTGGGTAGCTGGGATTTGATACGTACCACCATACACAGTTGATAAATATCACTTAAAAGTTATTTTAGCTGTTTTAAAATACCCTGTGCCTTCCTATACAAGTTCTAGAGCAACCCTGTATATACCTACAAACAAGAGAAACTGGTATGACTTTACCAGAATTTGTTTACCATgaggtcttagttagggtttctattgctgcgattAAACACCGTgtccaaaaagcaagttgggaaggaaagggttaatttggcttacacttctacatcataGGCCATCACTGAAGGGAGTCAGGatgggaactcaaacagggcaggatcctggaggcaggaactgatgcagaagccatggagggggtgctccctctggcttgctcagcttgctttcttatagaatctagAACCACCAGctgagggatggcaccacccaacatgggctgggccttccccaaccatcaccaaccaagaaaatgttccacagtCTGGCCCAATCCTGAAGGCATTTTCTGCTGAGGCTTCCTTTTCCCAGGTGACTACAGATTGTGTCAAGTGGACACGAACCTAGCTAGCACACCATGTATTTCCATCCGGGGAGAACTGACAGCTTTATTATGTCAAAATCTTCCTGtctttacagtgtgtgtgtgtgtgtgtgtgtgtgtgtgtgtgtgtgtgtgtgtgtgtgtgtgtgtgtgacagagacagagaaacagagacaaagagacagagacagaaatatgagagagagagagagagagagagagagagagagagaggatttctTTTGCAAAATGTAATTTCCAGCACTAAGATCCTACAGGGATTTTTATTATACTACACTTGAGAATTtctatgtgtgttatatgtgtgatTTTGATGGCCTGGAGTTTGAATGCATATTCACTGCTGCAATATACAGGGCATGTGATATCGCTATTTGATTAAAACCTAGCTGAACTCTCTCATAAGCCCTAAGAAGTTTTTCTGCTAAGTTCCTTGAGATTTTTCTACAGGGACAATCATGCCACATAGAAATAAGAAGAGTTTTAGTTCTTAGTTTTTTACTCTTTCCTTACTTTTTCGCTCTAGCTCGAACTTTTAGCATTACATGGAGTGAACGGAGAAAACAGACACCCTGTGCTTATCCTCAGTCTTACAAAATGAATTCAGTTCTTCACCATTAACATGCGAACATTAGGATAGCTATTATCAAAAAATCAGGGCAACAGGTCATCGAAAAATTCAGAGAGCCAgccagtggctcacacctttaatcctagccctcagaaggcaaaggcaagtggatctctgtgagttcgaggccagcctgggctacagagcaatgTCCAGGACATCCGAgggtgcacagagaaactctgtctcaaaaataaataaataataaataaattaaaagtatacAGAGAAATTGAAACTTTCCACACTCCTGGCAGGAACATAAAACGAGACATTTCTAGAGGAAAGTTTGATAGTAATACAACAGTAATTCCCTAACATTAAAAGCACAAACCCAGAACACTGTAGGACAATGTTCACAGCTGCATCCTTCACAGCTGCTTGAAGGTGGAGACCACCCAGGTGGCTAACAAATGGTGACAAATGATGACATGAACAGTAGCACACATCAACACTGAAGAGGAAATCCTACCTGCATTTTCTAGAATAGGCCTTGAAACTATTGCATCAAGTGAATTATGCCCATCACAAGGGGAGAAAGGCTGCACTTCTTTTAGCAAAAggatggctgtcttagtcagggtttctattcctgcacaaacatcatgaccaagaggcaagttggggaggaaatggtttattcggcttatacttccatactgctgttcatcaccaaggaagtcaggactggaactcaagcaggtcagaaagcaggagctgatgcagaggccatggagggatgttctttactggcttgcctcacctggcttgctcagcctgctttcttatagaaccaagactaccagccctgagaaggtcccacccacaaggggcctttcccccttgatcactaattgagaaaatgccttacagttagatctcatggaggcatttcctcaactgaagcttctttctctgtgataactccagctgtgtcaagttgacacaaaactagccagtacaatggcgGTGACGTTAACCCAGCTGTGAATGTACCTGATGACGCTGAATTGTCCATTTAAAATAGGAAATGATAAACTTTATGGTAAGATGGCACGGATTTATTCTCACGGCTTGACAAGTCACGTCAGGGGTAGGTTTCAGGGCATGATGGTCTAACCTTCTCCTGAACCCCACTTGTCTGGTCTGGATATCAAGATGATATTTCtccataaaggaaaatttaaaggtGTTCCCTCCTCTTCTAGTTTTGGGAGGAAGGTGCAGCGTTGATGCTAAGCCTTTAATGTGTGGTAGAATTCTACCCTCAAGTCACTGGCACTTTGGTACGAACGGGGTTGAACCTTTTGGTCACAGGTGGTACTGTCATCCAATCACAAGCATGGGGAGTCTTTCTCCATGCAGGCCTGGCCCCGCTTAGCTTCTCCCAGTCATTCAGGATGCCAAGACTGTAAGCAAAAGCCTGTGTACTtcttgaagtcttttttttttttcccagaaatgcTTTTGTGAACAAATCTTTGGCTTCCTTGGTAAATTTATTTCTAGGAATTTTTGGGTGCTATTTTGAAAgaattgtttcttctttattcaCAAACAGATCAGTGGTAAGATAGAGTGTGCAAGTTGGTTATATATACTGCAGATTTTATTACTCTGATGAATTTGCTAACTCTAACCATCTTTTTTTCTCTGGA
Above is a window of Mus musculus strain C57BL/6J chromosome 13, GRCm38.p6 C57BL/6J DNA encoding:
- the Zfp169 gene encoding zinc finger protein 169 isoform b (isoform b is encoded by transcript variant 3), with translation MAPGLLTTRDKALMAFHDVAVAFSQMEWELLSPAQRILYRDVMLENYSHLVSLGIAFSKPKLITQLEQGAEPWRDGSGCFLDLCPEPRTELEPSLSSPTSADLLRQEALRTGIVGMASAGSFTFIDIGRPSMAINF